In Lacrimispora indolis DSM 755, a genomic segment contains:
- a CDS encoding ABC transporter substrate-binding protein, producing the protein MKKLLATVMAMAAALSLAACGGSTEQTGGGISGETQTSHTEDSGSRQSSGEGSVISIWTSNELHNQMFEFGKNAYNEKHKDSPIELKIEVYPNAEMSNKLLIALQSGVGAPDIADININYFSNFLKGDIQLVSLNDIVEKEIGNGVQSRFDLYKKDSDYYGLPTHVGATVVYYNMEIIEKAGFTIEDVNAVETWDQYREMGLQLFEKTGIPMTVFEVSNQRPFWPMIVQQGGDYLNTDGTVAMDSDSNIKVLEWMKDFWDTGAVVAAPGGSTSVEEFWTWLNQGGCASLIMPSWYMSRFTNYMPDLKGKIAIRPMPVFEEGQPRTVGIGGTGTAITSQCKNVELAKELLYESKLTYNANVNIWECLQFDPVRTDVWTDEKLTAPMEYFYNESFFEIMGKYVDGCPSPVNADLSVAAQDLVNNSVMYNVFVDGSQTPAEALKAAAEELRAQQ; encoded by the coding sequence ATGAAAAAATTATTGGCAACGGTAATGGCAATGGCAGCGGCCCTGTCGCTGGCAGCGTGCGGCGGTTCCACGGAACAGACTGGGGGAGGGATTTCCGGTGAAACACAGACCTCACATACAGAAGATTCAGGAAGTCGGCAGAGCTCAGGAGAAGGTAGTGTGATTTCAATCTGGACATCCAATGAACTACATAATCAGATGTTTGAATTCGGAAAAAATGCATACAACGAAAAACATAAGGACAGCCCCATAGAGCTGAAGATAGAGGTCTATCCCAATGCAGAGATGTCAAATAAGCTGCTAATTGCTTTGCAATCTGGCGTAGGAGCACCGGATATAGCAGATATCAATATCAATTATTTTTCCAATTTCCTAAAAGGTGATATCCAGCTGGTTTCCTTAAATGACATTGTAGAGAAGGAAATTGGCAACGGTGTACAGTCCAGGTTTGACCTTTATAAGAAAGACAGTGACTACTATGGCCTTCCAACCCATGTAGGAGCCACTGTTGTTTATTATAACATGGAAATCATTGAAAAAGCAGGATTTACGATCGAGGATGTGAATGCGGTTGAGACTTGGGATCAATACAGGGAAATGGGTCTTCAGTTGTTTGAAAAGACGGGAATCCCCATGACCGTTTTCGAGGTGTCCAACCAACGCCCGTTCTGGCCCATGATTGTACAGCAGGGAGGCGACTATCTCAACACAGACGGGACTGTTGCCATGGACAGTGATTCCAACATTAAGGTTCTCGAATGGATGAAGGATTTTTGGGATACGGGAGCAGTTGTTGCTGCACCGGGCGGTTCTACATCTGTGGAAGAATTCTGGACTTGGCTTAACCAGGGAGGTTGTGCATCCTTGATTATGCCGTCCTGGTATATGTCACGCTTTACAAATTATATGCCGGACTTAAAGGGCAAGATTGCAATTCGTCCAATGCCTGTATTTGAGGAGGGGCAGCCAAGGACCGTAGGAATTGGAGGAACGGGAACAGCAATAACGTCACAATGCAAGAACGTTGAGTTAGCAAAGGAATTACTATATGAATCAAAGCTCACTTATAATGCGAATGTGAACATATGGGAATGCCTTCAGTTTGACCCTGTCAGGACCGATGTATGGACCGATGAAAAGCTGACGGCGCCAATGGAATATTTTTATAATGAATCCTTCTTTGAGATTATGGGTAAATATGTGGACGGCTGCCCGTCTCCTGTAAACGCAGATCTTTCTGTTGCAGCCCAGGATCTTGTAAACAATTCTGTTATGTACAACGTATTTGTGGATGGGTCACAGACTCCGGCCGAGGCACTGAAAGCAGCGGCGGAAGAATTGAGGGCGCAGCAGTAG
- a CDS encoding sigma 54-interacting transcriptional regulator has translation MRKITYFVPYSRLVPVVRRIMDQPRYEGIFTNASIEYFPKMYDVKVADDCDLVIARGYSIHVIRERFNGPIVEIPITGSDIANAIAQCRRNTDCQKIGLIGDYSNMKDIESMSCLFNIDFAVYMIDNPDQIEDMVKRAIEEGCDALISGSHANKCVIKNGFKVYSGIIENSEEAIMRALDSAAGLIKNMEYETNQMELLRLLAENVTDGLIFVDDKELIRIINASVSRIFSDRKLIGGRSFCQEFPFMARNYLKACREKQQLDNEIYRTCDRNIAVDFAPVMIGGVYKGMVITIHDIGHLQQREVQIRAKLNEMGLYAKYEFFDIIYSSPVMGQVIERAKKFASVTSNVLVYGETGTGKELIAQSIHNASKRKTGPFVAVNCSSFPENLLESELFGYEEGAFTGAVKGGKAGLFEQAHNGTLFLDEVSELPVSFQGKLLRVLQEREVRRIGGKKVVKIDVRIIAATNKSLKRLTMEGLFRKDLLYRLDVLNLSIPPLRERKEDIELLAKHYLLKYKEQFETSADHFTEDAMALLCSYPFMGNIRELRNIMERLSVTVVEETVHYTDVEKSLGPGNMEEQEAAPVCINTVQKDEIVRLLKECGYNKSEVARRLGVNRTTLWRKMGKLGLI, from the coding sequence TTGAGAAAAATCACATATTTTGTTCCGTATTCCAGGCTGGTCCCTGTTGTACGAAGAATTATGGACCAGCCTCGCTATGAAGGAATATTCACGAATGCATCCATAGAGTATTTTCCCAAAATGTATGATGTGAAAGTGGCGGATGACTGTGATCTGGTAATTGCCAGGGGCTATTCCATTCATGTAATAAGAGAGAGATTCAATGGACCTATTGTTGAAATACCCATAACAGGCAGTGATATAGCCAATGCGATTGCACAGTGCAGAAGAAATACGGATTGTCAGAAAATAGGGCTGATTGGAGATTATTCAAATATGAAAGATATTGAATCCATGAGCTGCCTTTTTAATATTGATTTTGCTGTTTATATGATTGACAATCCAGACCAGATTGAAGATATGGTTAAGCGAGCCATAGAGGAAGGATGCGATGCCCTGATCAGCGGCAGTCATGCAAATAAATGCGTGATAAAAAATGGCTTTAAGGTCTATTCCGGCATTATTGAGAATAGCGAGGAGGCAATTATGAGGGCGTTGGATTCGGCAGCAGGCCTGATTAAAAATATGGAATATGAGACCAATCAGATGGAACTCCTTAGACTTCTCGCGGAAAATGTAACGGATGGACTTATATTTGTAGATGATAAAGAGCTTATAAGGATAATCAATGCCAGCGTGAGCAGGATATTTTCAGATAGAAAACTCATTGGGGGAAGAAGTTTCTGTCAGGAGTTTCCGTTTATGGCCCGGAATTATTTAAAGGCATGCAGAGAAAAGCAACAACTGGATAATGAGATTTACAGGACTTGTGATAGGAATATCGCCGTTGATTTTGCACCTGTAATGATAGGCGGTGTTTATAAGGGGATGGTTATTACCATTCATGATATTGGACATTTACAGCAGAGAGAAGTACAGATCAGGGCGAAATTAAATGAAATGGGGCTTTATGCAAAGTACGAATTTTTTGATATCATCTATTCAAGTCCTGTGATGGGACAGGTAATTGAGCGTGCGAAAAAATTTGCTTCCGTTACCTCCAATGTTCTGGTATACGGTGAAACGGGAACAGGAAAAGAACTCATCGCCCAAAGTATACATAATGCAAGCAAACGGAAAACCGGTCCCTTTGTAGCTGTCAACTGTTCATCCTTTCCGGAGAATCTGCTTGAAAGTGAGCTGTTTGGCTATGAAGAAGGTGCTTTTACCGGAGCGGTCAAGGGGGGGAAGGCAGGCCTGTTTGAGCAGGCTCATAATGGTACACTGTTTTTGGATGAGGTATCGGAACTGCCGGTCAGTTTTCAGGGAAAGCTTCTTCGAGTTCTGCAGGAAAGGGAAGTGCGGCGTATAGGAGGCAAAAAAGTAGTTAAGATTGATGTCAGAATTATTGCGGCTACCAATAAAAGCCTGAAAAGACTGACCATGGAAGGTCTTTTTCGGAAAGATCTGCTGTACCGGCTGGATGTTTTGAACCTTTCTATCCCACCCTTAAGAGAACGAAAAGAAGATATCGAATTGCTGGCAAAGCACTATCTGCTGAAGTACAAAGAACAGTTTGAAACAAGTGCGGACCATTTTACGGAAGATGCCATGGCACTTCTTTGTAGTTATCCGTTTATGGGAAATATACGGGAGCTGCGCAATATTATGGAACGTCTCAGCGTTACTGTGGTGGAGGAAACGGTGCACTATACAGATGTAGAAAAATCATTAGGGCCTGGCAATATGGAGGAACAGGAAGCAGCTCCTGTATGCATCAATACGGTTCAGAAGGATGAAATTGTAAGGCTGTTAAAGGAGTGTGGCTATAATAAAAGCGAGGTTGCAAGGCGTCTTGGAGTCAACAGGACGACCTTGTGGAGAAAAATGGGAAAGCTGGGATTGATTTAG
- a CDS encoding YesL family protein, protein MKPFFHADNMIFRGISKWMDYVYVSFLWLVFSLPLITAGAAAAALYYTSNHCLRCDKGYIFRTFWKSFKDSFRQSAVVSVILAVLLGAIHLDMKLASGKETMKVFQIVFIAARFLILMVCVYVYPYIAKYEMKLIQVIKNCVYLSILNVPWTLLLVFILLAAICLTHMVPWAVLIMPSCVGVFFSLILEQVFSRYADERRERES, encoded by the coding sequence ATGAAGCCGTTTTTTCATGCAGATAATATGATATTCAGAGGAATCAGCAAATGGATGGATTATGTATATGTAAGCTTTCTGTGGTTGGTGTTTTCTTTACCCCTGATTACGGCAGGCGCTGCAGCGGCAGCTCTTTATTATACCTCCAATCATTGCTTGAGGTGTGACAAAGGCTATATTTTTAGGACGTTCTGGAAAAGCTTTAAGGATAGCTTCAGACAGTCTGCTGTTGTGTCTGTGATCCTGGCTGTTTTGCTTGGGGCCATACACCTGGATATGAAGCTGGCCAGCGGGAAGGAGACCATGAAGGTATTCCAGATCGTGTTTATTGCAGCCAGATTTTTAATTCTGATGGTGTGTGTTTATGTATATCCGTATATTGCAAAATATGAAATGAAATTAATCCAGGTGATTAAGAATTGTGTGTATCTGAGCATATTAAATGTTCCGTGGACCCTTCTTCTGGTGTTCATATTGTTGGCCGCCATATGCCTGACCCACATGGTGCCATGGGCTGTTTTGATCATGCCTTCCTGTGTTGGCGTATTTTTCAGTTTGATTCTTGAACAGGTTTTTAGCAGGTATGCAGATGAAAGAAGGGAGAGGGAGTCTTGA
- a CDS encoding AEC family transporter, with the protein MNNLIFSLNSVVPVFLVMSVGFYLSKKGIATQSFVNQATSLVFYVALPAKLFLDVSGSNLAESLDLSYTAYLLGGTFGAFAGAWLLALLFVKDRSAVSAFVHSAFRGNFVYVGLPICQNILGKEVIPSAIMVITFVLPFYNILATIVLSCYDPSGRKVSWKRLLKDIVTNPMIAAILLALPFSLLGITLPYSVEKALSYLGQISTPMALLFIGAGIRFSAFAGRMKWIVLGSLYKVVMTPLIFVIPMVWAGFESEQIATAFVLFSVPSAMNAYIVTKKMGGDDELGAAVIVATMLLSVITMPVGIWLIKSVGII; encoded by the coding sequence ATGAATAATTTGATTTTCAGCCTTAACTCTGTAGTGCCAGTATTTCTTGTAATGTCTGTAGGTTTTTATCTGTCAAAAAAGGGAATTGCCACCCAGTCCTTTGTGAATCAGGCCACATCCCTTGTGTTTTATGTTGCACTTCCTGCCAAGCTGTTTCTGGATGTTTCCGGCAGTAACTTGGCGGAGAGCCTTGATTTGAGCTACACGGCATATTTATTAGGAGGTACCTTTGGGGCCTTTGCCGGAGCGTGGCTGCTGGCACTTTTATTTGTCAAGGACAGGTCGGCGGTCAGTGCGTTTGTACATAGTGCTTTCAGGGGAAATTTTGTTTATGTAGGACTTCCCATTTGCCAGAATATTCTGGGAAAGGAGGTAATTCCTTCGGCCATAATGGTAATTACGTTTGTGCTTCCTTTTTATAATATATTGGCAACCATTGTCCTGTCCTGCTATGATCCTTCGGGCAGAAAGGTCAGCTGGAAAAGGCTGTTAAAGGATATTGTTACGAATCCTATGATTGCCGCCATCTTACTTGCTCTGCCTTTTTCGCTGCTGGGGATAACGCTTCCGTATTCGGTGGAAAAGGCATTATCTTACCTGGGACAAATTTCTACTCCCATGGCACTTTTGTTTATCGGTGCCGGCATACGGTTTTCTGCTTTTGCAGGAAGGATGAAGTGGATTGTGTTAGGTTCTTTGTATAAGGTTGTCATGACTCCCCTTATCTTTGTCATACCTATGGTATGGGCAGGCTTTGAGTCAGAGCAGATTGCGACAGCCTTTGTCCTGTTTTCGGTTCCATCAGCTATGAATGCATATATAGTGACTAAAAAGATGGGCGGAGATGATGAGTTAGGGGCGGCTGTGATTGTGGCTACCATGCTCCTTTCTGTCATTACCATGCCTGTTGGCATATGGCTTATCAAGTCAGTGGGAATCATATAA
- the tnpA gene encoding IS66 family insertion sequence element accessory protein TnpA: MDQVTQTKVLFRREQWKKIIAECQASGLPVKTWCDQNGFKEQSYYYYLKKIREQEIEKIPVALPDPMEKPVLFKKLEVQTPIHTQAAVIIHLPAASLEIHNGATQQIIETVLLALNCLC, translated from the coding sequence ATGGATCAAGTTACTCAAACAAAAGTTTTATTCCGCAGAGAACAATGGAAAAAGATCATTGCGGAATGCCAGGCCAGTGGCCTTCCCGTTAAGACCTGGTGTGACCAGAATGGTTTCAAAGAACAGTCCTATTATTATTACCTTAAGAAGATTCGTGAACAGGAAATCGAAAAGATTCCTGTAGCACTGCCTGATCCAATGGAGAAACCGGTTTTATTTAAAAAGTTGGAGGTGCAAACACCTATTCATACACAAGCTGCTGTAATCATACATCTTCCGGCTGCATCACTTGAAATACACAATGGTGCCACGCAGCAGATCATTGAGACTGTGCTCCTTGCACTGAACTGCTTATGTTAG
- the tnpB gene encoding IS66 family insertion sequence element accessory protein TnpB (TnpB, as the term is used for proteins encoded by IS66 family insertion elements, is considered an accessory protein, since TnpC, encoded by a neighboring gene, is a DDE family transposase.), translated as MLGDITIAKDIYIACGYTDMRKSIDGLAAVVQEQFHLNPFTPSLYLFCGKRRDRIKCLLWEGDGFCLLYKRLENGSFRWPRSEEDVKPITWQQFRWLMEGLELEQKTVILPAKPASFC; from the coding sequence ATGTTAGGAGATATTACTATTGCAAAGGACATTTACATTGCCTGCGGTTATACCGATATGCGTAAGTCGATTGACGGACTTGCCGCTGTCGTACAGGAGCAGTTTCACTTAAATCCTTTTACCCCATCACTTTACCTATTCTGTGGAAAACGCCGTGACAGGATCAAATGCCTGCTGTGGGAAGGAGATGGATTCTGCCTTTTATACAAGCGCCTGGAGAATGGAAGCTTCCGCTGGCCGCGCTCGGAGGAAGACGTAAAGCCTATCACATGGCAACAGTTCCGCTGGCTGATGGAAGGTCTTGAACTGGAACAGAAAACGGTTATTCTGCCAGCTAAACCGGCTTCGTTCTGTTAG
- the tnpC gene encoding IS66 family transposase — translation MDNKEAYIMHLENTIQDLQNQISNLNEIVLFLRKEKFGSSSEKTPKEEIDGQLSLFNEAEMEADASLPEPIVKDVKGYKRKNTKTKREELIKDLPIREVPCTLPEDEQFCDQCGTPLKVLGTQVLREELEYIPAKLRIVRYIQTVYECSKCKRSEHPYIVKAETPTSLMNHSLASASSVANVMYQKYVNSIPLYRQEKDWEQLGIALSRATMANWIIRCSDDYFKPIIDHLQQKLLERDVLHCDETPVQVLKEEGKKPQTKSYMWLYCTGNDGKEPIVLYDYQPSRNGDNAVNFLKNFKGYVHSDGYSGYNKLSGITRCGCWAYLRRKFVEAISTKKAEGASLTQAEIGRDYCNQLFKIEEGLKDLTTEERLSKRLELEKPVLEAFWCWLDNLNYLKGSALGKAVVYAKNQKPYMENYLLDGRCSISNNAAENAIRPFTVGRKNWLFADTPKGANASAAVYSIVETAKANGLNVYTYLEYLLLYMPDTDWRNHPELLDDLMPWSADVQSECKR, via the coding sequence ATGGACAATAAAGAGGCTTATATCATGCACCTCGAAAACACAATACAAGACCTACAGAATCAGATAAGCAACTTAAATGAAATAGTCCTGTTTCTCCGTAAAGAGAAGTTTGGTTCTTCCAGTGAAAAAACTCCAAAGGAAGAAATCGATGGTCAGCTTTCTTTATTCAACGAAGCTGAAATGGAAGCAGATGCTTCTCTTCCTGAGCCTATAGTAAAGGACGTCAAAGGTTATAAACGTAAAAATACAAAAACCAAACGCGAAGAACTGATCAAAGATCTTCCTATAAGAGAAGTTCCGTGTACACTACCAGAAGATGAGCAGTTCTGTGATCAGTGTGGTACACCATTAAAAGTACTTGGTACACAGGTTCTGCGTGAAGAGCTGGAATACATTCCGGCAAAACTTCGGATCGTCAGGTACATACAGACTGTTTATGAATGTTCGAAATGTAAGCGCTCTGAGCATCCATATATTGTGAAGGCAGAAACTCCAACATCACTTATGAATCATTCCCTTGCATCTGCGAGTTCCGTGGCAAATGTCATGTACCAAAAGTATGTCAATAGCATCCCTCTTTACCGACAGGAAAAGGATTGGGAACAGCTGGGGATTGCTCTAAGCAGAGCAACTATGGCTAACTGGATTATTCGATGCTCGGATGACTATTTTAAACCAATCATCGACCACCTTCAGCAAAAGCTGTTGGAACGCGATGTTCTCCATTGCGATGAAACGCCTGTCCAAGTCCTTAAGGAGGAGGGTAAGAAACCACAGACGAAATCTTACATGTGGTTATACTGTACCGGTAATGATGGAAAAGAACCAATTGTTCTTTACGATTACCAGCCTTCTCGAAACGGGGACAATGCAGTAAACTTCCTGAAGAACTTCAAAGGGTATGTCCATTCAGATGGATACTCCGGATACAACAAACTTTCCGGAATAACCCGTTGCGGCTGTTGGGCTTACCTACGAAGAAAATTTGTAGAAGCCATCTCTACAAAAAAAGCCGAGGGGGCTTCATTGACTCAGGCTGAAATCGGAAGGGATTACTGCAATCAGCTTTTTAAAATCGAAGAAGGATTAAAAGATCTTACCACAGAAGAACGATTAAGCAAGCGTCTTGAACTAGAAAAACCAGTTCTTGAGGCCTTTTGGTGTTGGCTTGATAACCTTAATTATCTCAAGGGATCTGCCCTTGGAAAGGCAGTTGTCTATGCAAAGAACCAGAAACCTTACATGGAGAATTATCTTCTTGATGGGAGATGTTCCATTTCAAACAATGCAGCTGAAAATGCCATTCGTCCATTTACCGTGGGGCGAAAAAACTGGCTGTTCGCAGACACTCCAAAAGGAGCGAATGCGTCTGCTGCTGTATACAGTATCGTCGAGACCGCAAAAGCAAATGGTCTTAATGTATATACCTACTTAGAGTATTTATTACTTTACATGCCTGACACTGATTGGCGAAACCATCCAGAATTACTTGATGATCTGATGCCGTGGTCAGCGGATGTACAAAGTGAATGTAAGAGGTAA
- a CDS encoding GmrSD restriction endonuclease domain-containing protein translates to MNIIEQIGLEMDDMDFRISDNDIDSKEIALSELTDTRIANRISAMDVETIIINLERDNYEIPKYQRPFEWDKIKITNLIISLIKSIPIPPIYVYFNEQNAKYMILDGQQRITSIFLYFYGLGYIRNRVYKRIDFKKVSALMKEKRIIENSTDKEDKRRKKEIVLELNRDYNLREEQYIDESTKQEITFSNLSEKAQRILYRKSLNVVYVECRGNNTQRAYSEIFKLLNSGGKLLSSQEIRNGVYINNCLYDLIYNLNDNNENWRKIFGNSAVRNDMEALIRFLALDNFSIYKDSAVIINFKKAFSLASIIDEYSELFNLDENNGVVNEDKKIMAQKAVTSIELFLSMIKFPTEKCPPCSILIMEALYVAFSKLGYLDVTHENLYIDYNWILGLDLSKDLELDKSALSNKGSVEKRLKNAIILVRGKFKNEC, encoded by the coding sequence GTGAATATAATTGAGCAAATTGGGCTGGAGATGGATGACATGGATTTTAGAATAAGTGATAATGATATTGATTCAAAAGAAATAGCATTAAGTGAATTAACGGATACACGTATCGCCAATAGAATTTCAGCTATGGATGTAGAAACAATTATAATCAATCTAGAGAGAGATAATTACGAAATTCCTAAGTATCAAAGACCATTTGAATGGGATAAGATTAAAATTACTAATCTAATTATTTCTTTGATAAAGTCTATACCAATACCACCTATTTATGTTTACTTTAATGAACAAAATGCAAAATATATGATACTGGATGGTCAACAAAGGATCACATCAATATTTTTATATTTTTATGGATTAGGATATATTCGCAATCGGGTATATAAACGAATTGATTTTAAAAAGGTCTCTGCGTTGATGAAGGAAAAAAGGATAATTGAAAATAGTACAGACAAAGAAGATAAAAGAAGAAAAAAAGAAATTGTACTTGAATTAAATCGTGATTATAATTTGCGAGAGGAACAATATATTGACGAGTCAACAAAACAAGAAATCACATTTTCTAATCTTTCAGAAAAGGCACAACGTATATTATATAGAAAATCTTTAAATGTGGTTTACGTAGAATGTAGAGGAAATAACACACAAAGAGCATATTCTGAAATTTTTAAATTATTAAATAGTGGGGGAAAATTATTAAGCAGTCAAGAGATACGAAATGGTGTTTATATAAATAATTGTTTGTATGATTTGATTTATAATTTAAATGATAATAATGAAAATTGGCGTAAAATTTTCGGGAATAGTGCAGTTAGAAATGATATGGAAGCTCTGATTAGATTTTTGGCATTAGATAATTTTTCTATTTATAAAGATAGTGCTGTTATTATAAATTTTAAAAAAGCATTTTCTTTGGCTTCCATAATAGATGAGTATTCTGAATTATTTAATTTAGATGAAAATAATGGTGTTGTTAATGAAGATAAAAAAATAATGGCACAAAAAGCTGTTACTTCGATAGAATTATTTTTAAGCATGATTAAGTTTCCAACAGAAAAATGTCCACCTTGTAGTATTCTAATAATGGAAGCATTATATGTTGCTTTTAGCAAATTGGGGTATCTAGATGTTACACATGAAAATCTGTATATAGATTATAATTGGATTCTTGGATTGGATTTATCTAAAGATTTAGAACTTGATAAGTCAGCATTATCAAATAAGGGAAGTGTAGAAAAAAGATTAAAAAATGCAATTATTTTGGTGAGGGGCAAGTTCAAAAATGAATGTTAA
- a CDS encoding cysteine desulfurase family protein — MIYVDNAATTKLDPEAFQEMVPYLTDLYGNPSSSYRLAVEARKAICKARERIANIIGAKENEIIFTSGGSEADSWVINGYANIPSKKQIITTVIEHHAIINSCEAAKRKAVPVIYLSVDKDGIVDKEELKRELMNETSLVSIAYANNEIGTIQDINLLSEIVHQYGVTFHTDAVQVVGHENVDLNNLEVDLLSASAHKFNGPKGIGFLFKRANIDIEPIIYGGKQENHMRGGTENVASIVGMAAALENNIKKLNDTKAHIMKLESYVRNRLQRQISDILFNGSVDKHMPGNISVTFVSIEAEAIINLLDLRGICVSAGSACNEGLDEISHVLRGIGLSEDLASSTIRISIGKYNTLDEMSKLCDEIENIHHMLS, encoded by the coding sequence ATGATTTATGTGGACAATGCGGCGACGACAAAATTGGACCCTGAGGCTTTTCAAGAAATGGTTCCATATTTGACAGATTTATACGGTAATCCTTCTAGTAGTTATCGCTTGGCTGTAGAAGCAAGAAAGGCAATTTGCAAAGCGCGAGAAAGAATAGCTAATATTATTGGTGCCAAGGAAAATGAGATAATTTTTACTTCAGGAGGAAGTGAAGCAGATAGTTGGGTTATTAATGGATATGCCAATATACCAAGCAAGAAGCAAATAATAACAACGGTAATTGAGCATCATGCTATTATTAATTCTTGTGAGGCGGCTAAACGAAAGGCTGTACCAGTAATATATCTAAGTGTTGATAAAGATGGAATAGTTGATAAAGAGGAACTTAAGAGAGAACTTATGAATGAAACCTCTTTAGTATCTATTGCATATGCAAATAATGAAATTGGAACTATACAAGACATAAATTTGCTATCAGAAATAGTACATCAATATGGCGTGACTTTTCATACAGATGCCGTGCAGGTGGTTGGTCACGAAAATGTTGATTTAAATAATTTGGAAGTAGATTTATTATCTGCATCAGCACATAAGTTTAATGGCCCGAAAGGTATTGGATTTTTATTTAAAAGAGCGAATATAGATATAGAACCGATTATTTATGGAGGAAAACAAGAAAACCATATGCGAGGTGGAACAGAGAATGTTGCCTCAATAGTTGGTATGGCGGCTGCTCTAGAAAATAATATAAAAAAGTTAAATGATACTAAAGCACATATTATGAAATTGGAAAGTTACGTTCGAAATAGATTGCAGCGACAAATAAGTGATATTTTGTTTAATGGTAGTGTAGATAAACATATGCCAGGAAATATAAGTGTAACATTTGTATCTATAGAGGCAGAGGCTATAATTAATTTACTGGATCTAAGGGGGATTTGTGTATCAGCAGGGTCAGCATGTAATGAAGGATTGGATGAAATTTCTCATGTATTAAGAGGAATAGGACTCTCAGAAGATTTAGCTAGTAGTACAATACGAATTTCTATTGGAAAATATAATACGTTAGATGAAATGAGTAAATTATGTGATGAGATTGAAAATATACATCATATGTTGTCATGA